The following proteins are co-located in the Amphiprion ocellaris isolate individual 3 ecotype Okinawa chromosome 7, ASM2253959v1, whole genome shotgun sequence genome:
- the ccnl1a gene encoding cyclin-L1a isoform X4, whose translation MNDSLRTNVFVRFQAETIACACIYLAARALQIPLPSRPHWYLLFGASEEQIKEICITTLKLYTRKKPNYDQVEKEVERRKVFLAEAKLKAKGLNPDGTPALSTLGGFSPASKPSSPNVVKVEEKSPNPQTLKPVKKEPDNRTQLNKSPHNGLRKEVKIGRNSRSGSRSHSRTRSRSRSRSPRRHYNSRRSRSGTYSSRSRSRSHSRSPSPRRHQPSPLLPHLKSKSSHHGNSDSKPSGRHSNSGGGGSGHKRKRSRSRSRSRTPVKVDRDRDRERERERDRDRSSFDPSSKKHKHERGGGHRGDRRERERSRSYDRDRERERSHKSKHHSSSGHSGHGRHRR comes from the exons ATGAATGACAGCCTGAGGACAAACGTGTTTGTGAGGTTCCAAGCTGAGACTATCGCCTGTGCCTGTATATACCTCGCTGCCAGAGCTCTGCAG ATACCGCTGCCATCTAGACCTCATTGGTACCTGCTGTTTGGAGCCAGTGAAGAACAGATTAAAGAGATCTGCATCACCACCCTGAAACTGTACACAAGGAAGAAG CCTAACTATGACCAGGTGGAGAAGGAGGTGGAGCGAAGGAAGGTTTTCTTGGCAGAGGCTAAACTGAAAGCCAAGGGCCTGAACCCTGACGGTACCCCTGCACTTTCCACACTTGGTGGCTTCTCTCCTGCTTCCAAGCCCTCCTCCCCAAATGTGGTCAAGGTCGAGGAGAAATCGCCGAATCCCCAGACACTCAAACCAGTTAAGAAGGAGCCAGACAACCGGACTCAGCTGAACAAAAGCCCACACAACGG GCTAAGGAAGGAAGTAAAGATTGGGAGAAACAGTAGGAGTGGAAGTCGTTCTCATTCAAGAACACGTTCCCGGTCTAGATCCCGTTCCCCTCGCAGACA ttacaACAGCAGACGAAGTCGCTCAGGGACCTACAGTTCTCGTTCACGTTCTCGCTCTCACAGCCGCAGTCCATCGCCTCGGCGACATCAGCCCTCACCCCTCCTACCCCACCTCAAGTCCAAGTCCAGCCACCATGGCAATAGTGATTCCAAGCCCAGCGGTCGTCACAGCAACAGCGGAGGTGGAGGATCTGGTCACAAGAGGAAGCGGTCGCGCTCTCGGTCGCGGTCCCGCACTCCAGTCAAAGTAGACAGGGACcgtgacagagagagggagcgggagagagacagagaccgAAGCTCCTTTGACCCGTCatccaagaaacacaaacatgagcGAGGAGGTGGCCATCgaggagacaggagggagagggagaggtcTCGCTCCTATGAcagggacagagagagggagcgtAGCCACAAGAGCAAACATCACAGCAGTAGTGGGCACTCAGGACATGGCCGACATCGACGCTGA
- the ccnl1a gene encoding cyclin-L1a isoform X3 produces the protein MFVSMLFLPFRNYMNDSLRTNVFVRFQAETIACACIYLAARALQIPLPSRPHWYLLFGASEEQIKEICITTLKLYTRKKPNYDQVEKEVERRKVFLAEAKLKAKGLNPDGTPALSTLGGFSPASKPSSPNVVKVEEKSPNPQTLKPVKKEPDNRTQLNKSPHNGLRKEVKIGRNSRSGSRSHSRTRSRSRSRSPRRHYNSRRSRSGTYSSRSRSRSHSRSPSPRRHQPSPLLPHLKSKSSHHGNSDSKPSGRHSNSGGGGSGHKRKRSRSRSRSRTPVKVDRDRDRERERERDRDRSSFDPSSKKHKHERGGGHRGDRRERERSRSYDRDRERERSHKSKHHSSSGHSGHGRHRR, from the exons ATGTTTGTTTCTATGCTGTTTTTGCCTTTTAGGAACTACATGAATGACAGCCTGAGGACAAACGTGTTTGTGAGGTTCCAAGCTGAGACTATCGCCTGTGCCTGTATATACCTCGCTGCCAGAGCTCTGCAG ATACCGCTGCCATCTAGACCTCATTGGTACCTGCTGTTTGGAGCCAGTGAAGAACAGATTAAAGAGATCTGCATCACCACCCTGAAACTGTACACAAGGAAGAAG CCTAACTATGACCAGGTGGAGAAGGAGGTGGAGCGAAGGAAGGTTTTCTTGGCAGAGGCTAAACTGAAAGCCAAGGGCCTGAACCCTGACGGTACCCCTGCACTTTCCACACTTGGTGGCTTCTCTCCTGCTTCCAAGCCCTCCTCCCCAAATGTGGTCAAGGTCGAGGAGAAATCGCCGAATCCCCAGACACTCAAACCAGTTAAGAAGGAGCCAGACAACCGGACTCAGCTGAACAAAAGCCCACACAACGG GCTAAGGAAGGAAGTAAAGATTGGGAGAAACAGTAGGAGTGGAAGTCGTTCTCATTCAAGAACACGTTCCCGGTCTAGATCCCGTTCCCCTCGCAGACA ttacaACAGCAGACGAAGTCGCTCAGGGACCTACAGTTCTCGTTCACGTTCTCGCTCTCACAGCCGCAGTCCATCGCCTCGGCGACATCAGCCCTCACCCCTCCTACCCCACCTCAAGTCCAAGTCCAGCCACCATGGCAATAGTGATTCCAAGCCCAGCGGTCGTCACAGCAACAGCGGAGGTGGAGGATCTGGTCACAAGAGGAAGCGGTCGCGCTCTCGGTCGCGGTCCCGCACTCCAGTCAAAGTAGACAGGGACcgtgacagagagagggagcgggagagagacagagaccgAAGCTCCTTTGACCCGTCatccaagaaacacaaacatgagcGAGGAGGTGGCCATCgaggagacaggagggagagggagaggtcTCGCTCCTATGAcagggacagagagagggagcgtAGCCACAAGAGCAAACATCACAGCAGTAGTGGGCACTCAGGACATGGCCGACATCGACGCTGA
- the ccnl1a gene encoding cyclin-L1a isoform X2 yields the protein MYLQVLECEKNQTLVQTAWNYMNDSLRTNVFVRFQAETIACACIYLAARALQIPLPSRPHWYLLFGASEEQIKEICITTLKLYTRKKPNYDQVEKEVERRKVFLAEAKLKAKGLNPDGTPALSTLGGFSPASKPSSPNVVKVEEKSPNPQTLKPVKKEPDNRTQLNKSPHNGLRKEVKIGRNSRSGSRSHSRTRSRSRSRSPRRHYNSRRSRSGTYSSRSRSRSHSRSPSPRRHQPSPLLPHLKSKSSHHGNSDSKPSGRHSNSGGGGSGHKRKRSRSRSRSRTPVKVDRDRDRERERERDRDRSSFDPSSKKHKHERGGGHRGDRRERERSRSYDRDRERERSHKSKHHSSSGHSGHGRHRR from the exons ATGTACCTACAAGTCCTGGAATGTGAAAAGAACCAGACACTGGTCCAGACTGCCTG GAACTACATGAATGACAGCCTGAGGACAAACGTGTTTGTGAGGTTCCAAGCTGAGACTATCGCCTGTGCCTGTATATACCTCGCTGCCAGAGCTCTGCAG ATACCGCTGCCATCTAGACCTCATTGGTACCTGCTGTTTGGAGCCAGTGAAGAACAGATTAAAGAGATCTGCATCACCACCCTGAAACTGTACACAAGGAAGAAG CCTAACTATGACCAGGTGGAGAAGGAGGTGGAGCGAAGGAAGGTTTTCTTGGCAGAGGCTAAACTGAAAGCCAAGGGCCTGAACCCTGACGGTACCCCTGCACTTTCCACACTTGGTGGCTTCTCTCCTGCTTCCAAGCCCTCCTCCCCAAATGTGGTCAAGGTCGAGGAGAAATCGCCGAATCCCCAGACACTCAAACCAGTTAAGAAGGAGCCAGACAACCGGACTCAGCTGAACAAAAGCCCACACAACGG GCTAAGGAAGGAAGTAAAGATTGGGAGAAACAGTAGGAGTGGAAGTCGTTCTCATTCAAGAACACGTTCCCGGTCTAGATCCCGTTCCCCTCGCAGACA ttacaACAGCAGACGAAGTCGCTCAGGGACCTACAGTTCTCGTTCACGTTCTCGCTCTCACAGCCGCAGTCCATCGCCTCGGCGACATCAGCCCTCACCCCTCCTACCCCACCTCAAGTCCAAGTCCAGCCACCATGGCAATAGTGATTCCAAGCCCAGCGGTCGTCACAGCAACAGCGGAGGTGGAGGATCTGGTCACAAGAGGAAGCGGTCGCGCTCTCGGTCGCGGTCCCGCACTCCAGTCAAAGTAGACAGGGACcgtgacagagagagggagcgggagagagacagagaccgAAGCTCCTTTGACCCGTCatccaagaaacacaaacatgagcGAGGAGGTGGCCATCgaggagacaggagggagagggagaggtcTCGCTCCTATGAcagggacagagagagggagcgtAGCCACAAGAGCAAACATCACAGCAGTAGTGGGCACTCAGGACATGGCCGACATCGACGCTGA